GAAAGCTTTAAATTGTGATACTGACATATATTGTTGGTTGGCTTCCTGAGAAAAGTAATTTTCATCTGTAAGTTTTATAAGTGTAGCTTCCATTACTCATCAGCTCCTTCAAAAGGTGTACCTTTAAATAAATCTTCTTGCATATCTTCTGAAGGGGTATCATCTTTTTTCCTATCTTGTGCAGAATCTTTATTAGCTTTTTTAAACTTATCATCAAGTTTAGTCGTAACTTTTTCAGAATCCACTTCCTCAAATTCTGTATCTATACTATCAGGATTATCAATGTAATCTAGGTTTACCTCCACAGGCTCACCATCAAGTACACCTTTCTTAATTACCGCCTGGTCTGCTTGTAGTGCCAATTGCATGTCTATACTTAAAATACCCCATTTACTTAGAGTATTTTTAAGAACTGTTTTTTCAGCCATTCTATTAAAATTTGTCTGCCAAGGACCATCATTAAATGCTTTAGAAAATCTCTTTGCATGGGTTATTACTTCTTCTTTACTCCAATAAACATATTTCTCAAAACCACTAACCAAGCTGAAATATGCAGCATATCCTATGACCTCATTACTTTCCTTATTTTCAAAATTAAGTTCAATCTTTTCTGTAAGAGGATTCCAGCTTTTTAGTTGTCCCTTATAAATACTGATAGCATTTATATTCTTATATTGCCCTGTTCTTAAACCCAATTGCACAAAACCTTTATATCCCATCTGAAATTGTGCTTTCTTTTTATAAGGAACTATCCATGCAAAGCCTAGATTAGGATCTATAGGTAAATCCAAAGTTGCTGCTATCATTGCGGAAGATACAACGCTGTAAGGCTCTATCCCCTTTAATTTGCCATTAGATACGTTTATGAGACTCGCCATAAACCCTGCAGCCTTTTTACCTAGAATCTCCTGAAATCTCTTTTGCACATTTACATTCGCCAGAATATTTTTCACTTCCACAGGCTTACCATTTATTAGATTACCCACGTTTATTCCTCCTCTGCTATTTCTTTAAATTCATCTATACAATCACTACATATTTCTCTATTTCCGATCCTATAATAAGAATCCCCTGAACAAATATCCTCTCCGCATATGTCGCATACTGTTATTATTTGTGCCTGTGGAGCCTCATATCTGTAATCATAACAACAATCTGGTAACATACTTATACCTCCATTTCCTTTAAAAAATTATCTATAAGTCTGTTTTGAATTTCTGCTACATCTCTAAAACCTTTGTAATATCCTCTTTTATAGTCATCATCATTCTTGCCGACATCTTTTGCATAGGATTTAATATGAATACTATTGTCGTTCCTGATACTCTTTAAAAATCCTATAAGCATATATTTGTCGGTGGCATCTTTATCATAAATTTCTAATTCTTCAGGATACAATTTCTCCAATTTCTACCCCTCCACAACTATTTACTTTTTCTATAGAAGCAATAAATCCTACTCACATAAATTACACTGCTACATAGTATATAAAGAAATCGCTTATCATGCTCTCCTCTAATATTTGATTTTTCCCCCATTCCGGTGTAGAATGGGGATAATGAAGTTTTAATTTTGTGCCCTTTGGCGAGGGCGTTTTTTACTTTTCTGGCATTTCGTATACTTTAGCAATAACATTCTCATCAACATTTAAACAATCCCATAAGCTCTCTTGTATCTCATCCAATACCTCAACAGCTCTTTCTTCGCTTTCGTACTCTCCTAGAGGTCCAGTATCGGCTCTATTTCCGCCTATACTTGCTCTTATTTCAATACTATAAGCCCCAATTGCTTTTATATCTGCCAAAAGCTTTCTATCTTGACTTCTAATCCACATCTCCTATCCCTCCATAAATATTTTTACTTCCTCAACTGTCAGTTCATCAATATCCTTAAAAGTCTCTCCAGATACCGGATCATAAAGTTCTCCGTTGTTATCCAGCTGGCACTCTCTAAGCTTCTTTACTGTAAGTGCATCCATGTTATTCACCTTCCTTTAAGAGCCTTGGATTTTCGTAGATATTGCCTATAACTTCAAAGGTAACTATGGGTGTATTATAACTATTAAAGTAGTTAAAAATTTCACCAACAAATTCATCTTGCCATGTAGCCACAAGCGACCCTTCTTTGTATTTAACTATAGCATTATGGGTGTTAGTCTTTTTAGTTACTTCATTCAAGTTATTTACTATTTCTATAATATCGCCCTCATAAATCTCTACGCCCTTCTTATCTTTCAAACCTGTATACTGCATAACCTCAAAATCTTCTCTATTCTCCCATTCAGCATGTTTAATCCTTAGTACTTCGTCTCCTAAAAGCTCTACTTCTTCCATAGACTTATTTTGCTTATCCCATGCACGAAACTTAAGTTCTCTTTGCATCTGTTACACCTCCTAACTCTTCTTAATCTCCAACGGCTTGTACACATCCTCCTGACACTTGACCTTTTCCACGCAAATTTCCGCAAGTTGAATACCTTCCCTTAAAAGTTCCCTAAGCTTTTTGTTTTCCTTCTGCAGCTTCACAAACTCCTTATCCCTCATCTATTGGCCTCCTTTAAATAACATTTGCCAAGAATATAATTACAGGTATTAGAACAACTATGGTTAATTGATTCTCTGTGTCATCTTCTCTTTTAAATCTGATTGTGTGATATATAGCTAGTGCAATAACTGCCATAAGGCTATAAACTCCTAATACTTGAACTCCTAGCTGTGTCATACTTCCCCTTCTTCCCCTCCATCATTTTTCTCATTTCTTCGTTAACAAACTCGTCCATTTCTTGACTAGCCTCTAAAGTTCTAATATCTGATAAGTCATATAAATCCATACATTCATGTAACTTATCTCTAGCAGCTTCTATGGTCATGACTGCACCTGCTTTCTTCTATTAATCCTTGAACGCACAGCATCCCTTGATATGCCATATACTTTTCCAATTTGCCTATATGTGTATCCTTCACTTTTCAGACTTTCCATACATTCAATATCATCTTGTGTGAATTTGGAATATTTCTTCTTCCTTCCTATTGAATCCCCATTCATTATTCTAAAAGCCTGTTCTACACCAACTGGACGTTGTGAAGCTATTAGAAGCGCATACCAATTTTCCTTCACTGTTCTTCCTCCTCTCTTTTTCCCTATCTAATACCACTCACAATCCTTAGTAATGTGCAACCATACCCCATCCTTTAGGGTTACTTTTAAATAATTCTCCACTCTTTGTATTTTCACTGGTGCATGTTGCTCTGGGAATTCCCATACATCATAAAACTTTTTGCAAAATCTTTTGAAAAGCTCCTTGTCTGCATCATTTAGTCTGTTGTATCCTTTTACCACAGTAGCATCAAACATCTTCTTTACCTCCTCAACTGCCTTCAATCCATTTTTCCTAGCCCATAAATCCAAGTTCTTTTGAGCTTCTTCTCTGGATGAAGCCATTGGCATCATTGGGGATTTTACACGGTGAAGTCCTCCTGCTTTACTCTTTCTAAATGAACCATATTCTTTCATTCCTAAGCCCTGGCTAACAAATACTTCCTTGCCCTTTTTATCTATATACTTCACTTATTCCTACTCCTCTCTATATCCTTTGCCATTTTCACCTCTAAGGATAAGTTCCATACGATACCTTTCTACATCTAGTCCTCCAATTGGAACCATACCATTGTTATAGGTCCAAATAGCGTTTTTTAAATCATCAACAGATAATTTACTTAAATCCATTTATACTCCCCTCCTTCTCCTCCTGCATGGTCGTTCCATACTCTCCAATTCCTTGGAATATTCATCTAAGGGTAAATTTCCTAAATTGTTAGTATAGTAATCAATATTTTCATGCGGGTAATTCAGTTCTTGAATAATAGTTTGAGCCAATTCCCTGCGTGTTACCTGCTCCCCTGCAAATACACCCATTTTAATTTTTCTTGAGTTGGTCATTTTGTCGCCTGCCTTCCTTTGCTTCCCTGCCTCCTATCAAATTCAGAGATTAAATACCCAAGCTCCTCATGCGTGAGTTCCTCGGATACAGCATCCGCAAGTAGTATAGAAAACTTTTTAACAAGTTCTGTCCTGTCCTTCGGTAGTGATACAACTGCTGAATACATATAAGTACCTCCTATCTTTTGATGTATTTTCTACTAATGAGCTTTTCTTTCTGAACTTTAAACATTTCCTGAATGTTTAAATTAAATTCTTTACACATGACTGCTATATAGATTGCACTTGCGTTATATACATCTATGGTTTCTTGAATACTTTCAACTATGTTTTGAACATCTTCCATAGTGCAAGTCTTTGGATTTTTAGAAGTTTTGACCAAAGATATAGCCTGTATTGCTTCGTCAAATTCTTCTACCACTTTTTCCCTTACTGCTGCCCTATGCAAATCAGCAGCTTCTCCATCCAGCCAATTAATATTAAATACATCTCCTGTCACTTCACTAGCAGCTTGAAAATATATGAAGGGATTGTCCAACTCCTTACATATAATTCTTAAATTATCCTTTGTAAGATTTCTTCTGCCTGTTTCTATTGCTGAAATTGTCTTGTCTGATAAAAAACTCATCTGACCTAATTCCTGCTGTGTCATTCCTTTTTCTTCCCTGGCTTCTTTTATCGCAGTTCCTATCATTCTTTATGTCACCTCCCTTCGCTGTAGAGTTTTAGATAGATATTTTTTGAAATGTAGATTTTTACATATTTGTATCTACATCAAATTTTGATATATTTAAGTTAACTAAATGAGTTGGCTATACTACTTCCTTTTTTTATTTCGGTTTCCTCTAGCTCTAGTAGCTTACTTATCGGTACTTCTAGGGCTTTGGATATTGCTTCTAACTTCGGTATAGGTGGTATTATAATTCCGTTTTCATACCGGCTTATAATTGATTGCTCAATACCTGTTATTTCTGCTAGTTCTTCTTGAGTTATATTTTTTTGAATTCGAATGTTACGAATATTTTTTCCTACTTTCATTGCTGTCACCTCCTGCTACTTATAATTTAATTATATGCGTTTTAGGCATATTGTCAATATAAAAATATCTTTTATACGCATATAAAATTGATTTATGTCCATTTCCCTTGCAATATCTCTTAATCTCTTATATCATTAGATTATATAAATATGCTTCTTACGAATATTAATGTACAGGTGATAATATGTTTGATTTAGGTGCTCGTATTAGAGAATTAAGAAAACTAAATAACGTAACTGCTGTTAAATTATCAGCTAAACTTGGTATATCTCAAGGTCAACTAAGCAGAATAGAAAATAATGTTAATACTGCTCAATTTGATACCATTATGAGAATATGTGATTTTTTCTCTATAACTCTTTCTGAATTTTTCAATGATGATAATTCAGAACATATAGTTCTCACTTCCGAACTCAAAGAACTTTTAAACAGTGCTAAAGATTTAACTCCTTCCCAACTTGAAGCTATACAATCAATAATCAAAGCTATCAAGGAAGGGAGGTGAATAATTATGTCCGTAGATTTTGAAAAATTAATTACTGATTACCTACAAGAAATTAAAGCTAAAAACCCAAACCCTGACAATGACCCATATAAAGGTCTTTCTACAGTTATCTGTGAAACATCTGCAAAAGTTTGCGTAGACTTACTTAGAAGATATGAAGAATTAAAATCTAAAGAAGAAAGCTAGATTTCAATTTTTCAGCGATTATCTTAACAATTTCTTCTGTGGTTGGCTGTCCTTGAACTTGCTCTTCAAGTGCAGCTACCCTTTGCTGTAGTTCTTTAACTTGTTGCTCTAAATTGTTCATCACACGACCTCCTTTTGGATTAGCTCTGTTTCTTTATTAAATAAAGGTTTATCATAAAAGTTCGTTATTAACATTAATATATACGCATTTTTAGATACTCCTAATTCTTTAGCTTTGTTTGTTAGTTTTTCATCAAGTTCTTTAGGTATTCTTAATGTAGTTTGATTTCTCTTTGATGAATTCACTATGATTTCACCTCCTATATTTTATATTTTAAAGTGAATTCACTTTGTTGTCAATATAATTCTTATAATATTTCTAAAAAAATGTTATTATGATGTCATACTGCTATCATTACGAGGTGTTAAAATGGCTACAGATAAAAGACAATTCACTTTAAGGTTACAAGAAGAAAATTTTAAAAAAATAAAATATATTTCTGATAAAAATAAACGTTCCATTTCCATGCAGATAGAATATTTAGTTGAACAATGTATTAAAAACTTTGAAAAAGAAAATGGAAATATTGAAGTTAAAGAAGATTGAATTCTACCTTTAGCTTTAAGGATTGGATTTAAAATCTAATCCTTGGTTGGCTGTCCTTGAACTTGCTCTTCAAGTGCAGCTACCCTTTGCTGTAGTTCTTTAACTTGTTGCTCTAAATTGTTCATCACACGACCTCCTTTACTTCGCTTAACCCCAAAAGTTCGCTTATTGATATTTCTAGGGCTTCAGCAAGTTTTAAAACTATATCTATTGATGGATTAGTATATTTACCAGATTCTATTTCACATATATAGGATTGAGATATACCACTTTTTTTAGAAAGACGATATTTAGTGATACCTTTTATTTCTCTTATTTTTTTTAAATTATCACTTAACATTTAATTACCTCCTATACTATTAATTATATCGGTATAGCTAAGTATTTCAAACTAATTATAACGGTATAATTAAGTATTTAAACTGTTTAGCTCTCATTTACTTTAATTATCTTGACCTTACTATAACAAACATATAAAATTATAATTAAGTATACCGAAGTAACTTAAAGGAGCCTTTGTTATGAATTTTGGAACTAGACTTTCTGAACTTATAGATAAATTTAATATTAGTACATATAAATTGAGTAAACTTTCTGGAGTAGCTCAATCAACCATAAGCGATATAGTCAACGGTAGAAATAAGAATCCTTCTCTTGAAACTCTGCTTAAATTTTCGTCATCTTTAAATATAACTCTTTCAGAGCTTATAGGTGAAACTGAACTTAAGTTGACTCCAGATCTTAAAGAGTTAGTAGACGGAGCTAAAGACCTTACCCCAGAGCAATTAGAATTACTATCTAAATTCATACAATCTCTAAAATAAACCGAAAGGAGTCTTTACTATGAACAATGAAGAAAAAATATTAAATGTATTAGACAATCTTTCAAATAAGGTTGATTCAATTCAATCTCAAGTTCAAGAAAATACTCAAATACTCAAAGCTTTAGAGCATAGTTCACAAGAACATAAAGCTTTACTTGATCAACTCAACCATAGGGTCGCATCAGTTGAAGGTAAAATTGATACCATATCAAAAGATTTAACTATGGTGGAAGCTGTTGCTGGCAAGAACATGACCGACATAGCTTTTCTTAAGGGTGTTAGGTAGATGGAACTATATCTCTTTAGCTCGCTACCTCCTCATTTTTCGTTCTTGTAGGAACGCAATTGGGTAAAAAAATAAAGTCTTTAAAATTTAATTCATTGTTTTCACAATATACCATAAGTTTCCCAAAAAACTGCGCTCCGGCACCAGTGCCATCTTTCAATATCTTTGATACCTGACCTCTGTCAATACCTAAAGCTAAGGCAAATGATGTTTTATTTCCCTTAAAACACTGGTTTACTAAATTTCTTAGAGCAGAAATATTAGGCTGCATTATATCATCTCCTTTCGTTCATATTTTCACGTTTCCATACTTGAATAATACCATCTTCCTGTTAAGGTGTCAATACTTTTTACGTGAAAAAAAGTTACACTATAAAATGTTGCTTTTTTTCACGATTGATATAAAATTAATCTAAGGAGTGATTTAATTGTTTGATAAAGTACATTTTAAAAATATATTAGAAACGGCACTTGGTAAAAGAACAAAAGAGGAATATTCTAAGGACAGTGGCGTAAGTCGTGGATATATTTCAAAATGTATTAATATGAAAATATCTAATCCGCCCTCTCCTGAAATTCTAAAAAGATTAGCTTCAAAAGCTCATAATAATGTGACCTATGAAGATTTAATGAGAGCTGCAGGTTATATTGACACTGATAATGAAGATGAATATATTACAACTGATAATTTTAATAATAATCCTTTTGGTAATAAGATAAAAGAATTGAGAGAGGAAATGAACTGGACTCAAGATCATTTAGGTAAATTATTAAATGTTAAAAGGGCTGCTATATCAAAATATGAAAATGGTAAAGTTCCTCTTACGGATGAAATATTAATTAAATTATCTAAAATATTTGATGTTTCATGCGATTATATATTAGGTGTTTCGAACAAAAGAAATGATTCTAAAGTTGAAAATAAAAAATCTTTCATGGAAAAAATTGAAGACCTAAGTCCTGAAAGTAAAGAAGAACTTGAAAAATATATTGAGCTATTAAAATTAAAAGATAGCCTGGATAAGAATAAAGACGAACAATCAGCTACCTTGGATCAAGGCGTTTGTTGAATGAATTGAAGAAAAAGAAGAAAAAATACTGAAACCTTTATAGCTATAAAGCTAATTGGATATAAGTTTAATAAACAAGGGGGGAGATGTTTATGGGATCATTCAAAAATGAAAAAGTTTTGGCTTTAGAAAAAGAAATATTCAATTTAAAATCTGAGTTTGAAAAACTAAAACTAAAATATCATAAAGAAGAAATTAAATATCTTGATTTAAAAACTGAACTATCAGAGTTGGATAATGAAATTAAGATTAAGAAAGAATCTCTAAAAGCTTTAGATTACGCAATTGAATTAAAAACTAAAAGAAGTCATGAACTTAAAGAGACATTAGACAGAAAAGAAATTAAAATAAAAAAGGAAAAATTAAAATCATATTATCGCCATACTTCTAAATAAAATTCGTTATAAATGGAGGTAATTGTTCATGAAGAAGAAATGGTATTTACAAACTTGGATTATTGCATTAATGTTTGCTTTTTGGTTTTTTATAATTCCCGGAATAATAGGAATTATTTTGCTGATTTTAAGTATAAAACAAGATAAATTAATTAAAGAAGACCAAAAAACTTTATTTTTAAAAATTGAAAAATTAAAGAGTGAATCATTAGGCGCTAAAAAAGAAGAGTTGGGAAAAATTAATGTTGAAATTAACAATTCAAGAGAAAAACTAAAAAACATAAATGAAGAGTTAAATAATATTACGGAACTATTCAATAAAAACAAAAATGAAAATAGCAAACTCTCTTCTGATAATGAATCATTATTAAAACAAAATGAAGAGTTATTGCTAAATGTCCATGACTTAAATTCAACAATAGCTGAACAACAGTCATTAATTAATAAAAATAACGAATCTATCAGACTTGCCAAAGAATTAGTTTCTAAAAAAGAAGAACTTGATCACGAGCTACAAGAAAAGCAAAAGGAATTATCTGTTAAGAAGAAAGAAATTGCACATGAATTAGAAGAAAAACGAAAAGAATTAATTATACTAGATGATGAACTTTTATTTCAATCAGTTGGATTATATACTCCTCAATATAACTTAACCAGTTCTACAGCCTATAAAGTTAAACTTGATGAAATAAGAACCTCACAAAAACAAATGGTAAAAAACAAAACGGCAGTATCATTTTTTGATGGCTGGATAGTAGAAGATAGTGTTGCAAAAGGTAAAGCTATGACTAACGATAACATAAAACTTATACTACGTTCGTTTAACAATGAATGTGAAGCTGCTATATCAAAAGTGAAATTCAGTAATATTGAAAGCATGAGAAAAAGAATCAATAAGTCGTTTGAAACTTTAAATAAATTAGGGGAAAGAATGAAAATATCAATAGAACCAGAATATTTAAACTTAAAAATTCAGGAATTAGAACTTGCTTATGAATATGAAGTTAAAAAGCAGGAAGAAAAAGACGAACAATTGGCAATACGTGAACAGATGCGTGAAGAGGCTAAAGCTCTCAAAGAAATTGAAAATGCCAAGAAAAAGATTGAAAAAGAGGAAAATCATTTTCAAAATGCAATTAAAGATATCAATGAGCAATTATCTACAGCTAACCAAGATGAAAAATCTAAATTATTAGATAAATTAAACGCACTTACAATGTCATTGAATCAATTAGGAAAAGATAAAGAAGATATAGCTAATAGAGAGAAAAATACCCGCGCCGGCTATGTATACATAATCTCTAATATAGGATCTTTTGGAGAAAATATATATAAAATCGGAATGACTAGACGATTAAACCCTGATGAAAGAGTTAGAGAATTAGGAGATGCCTCAGTTCCTTTTAAATTTGATGTACATGCTATGATTTTTAGTGAGGATGCTCCCTCTTTAGAAAATGCTCTACATAAAAAATTTGACGATAGACGTGTTAATAGAATAAATGCTAGAAAAGAATTTTTTAAAGTTTCTCTAAAAGAAATTGAAGAAGAAGTAAAGAAAAATTTCAATGAGGTAGTTGAATTTACCAAGATTGCGGAAGCCTGTGAATATAGACAAAGTTTAAAGATGATAAATACAGATGATAACCCAATAGCTTCTTAAAATAGTTAGTTCAATATAAATTTAATAAATAAAAGAGCCTATTTTTTTAAAGGCTCATTTGTATCCGTAAATTTTACATCTATCAATTTTCTTGCAGTTTCCTCTGGAAATATTGTCACTAGTAAATGATTAATTTGATACTCTAGTATAACTATACGTTTAAGTGCCGAAAAAAGGCATATAATTAATCCTAAAATAACAGCACTAATAAAATAAATATACAAAATCTCACCACCTTTGGAGGTATTTTAATGAATGATATAGATCAAAATATGATAACTGCAATATTTAAAGGCATTGAAATCTTTCTAAAAGGATACTCAACCTTTAGAAAGAAAAACTCTGAGCAATTCATTGGTAAAATATTAAACGGAGATTTATCAAAAGAGAATATTGACAAGTTACTAGACAAAATACATTCTGACAATAATCTTAAATTACAGTTACATTATATCATAGATAAAGTAAGTAATGAACTAATTGGAGATAAAATACAATTGTGGGCAAATGCTTATAAGAATTTATCTAACGACATATATACAAATGAATTTTTCTTAAAAACACTTAGCAACATGAGCTATCTTGAATACATAGTTTTGCAAAGTTA
This window of the Clostridium kluyveri DSM 555 genome carries:
- a CDS encoding helix-turn-helix domain-containing protein, whose translation is MLSDNLKKIREIKGITKYRLSKKSGISQSYICEIESGKYTNPSIDIVLKLAEALEISISELLGLSEVKEVV
- a CDS encoding recombinase RecT — encoded protein: MGNLINGKPVEVKNILANVNVQKRFQEILGKKAAGFMASLINVSNGKLKGIEPYSVVSSAMIAATLDLPIDPNLGFAWIVPYKKKAQFQMGYKGFVQLGLRTGQYKNINAISIYKGQLKSWNPLTEKIELNFENKESNEVIGYAAYFSLVSGFEKYVYWSKEEVITHAKRFSKAFNDGPWQTNFNRMAEKTVLKNTLSKWGILSIDMQLALQADQAVIKKGVLDGEPVEVNLDYIDNPDSIDTEFEEVDSEKVTTKLDDKFKKANKDSAQDRKKDDTPSEDMQEDLFKGTPFEGADE
- a CDS encoding sigma factor-like helix-turn-helix DNA-binding protein → MKENWYALLIASQRPVGVEQAFRIMNGDSIGRKKKYSKFTQDDIECMESLKSEGYTYRQIGKVYGISRDAVRSRINRRKQVQS
- a CDS encoding helix-turn-helix domain-containing protein — its product is MKVGKNIRNIRIQKNITQEELAEITGIEQSIISRYENGIIIPPIPKLEAISKALEVPISKLLELEETEIKKGSSIANSFS
- a CDS encoding helix-turn-helix domain-containing protein yields the protein MFDKVHFKNILETALGKRTKEEYSKDSGVSRGYISKCINMKISNPPSPEILKRLASKAHNNVTYEDLMRAAGYIDTDNEDEYITTDNFNNNPFGNKIKELREEMNWTQDHLGKLLNVKRAAISKYENGKVPLTDEILIKLSKIFDVSCDYILGVSNKRNDSKVENKKSFMEKIEDLSPESKEELEKYIELLKLKDSLDKNKDEQSATLDQGVC
- a CDS encoding helix-turn-helix domain-containing protein translates to MNFGTRLSELIDKFNISTYKLSKLSGVAQSTISDIVNGRNKNPSLETLLKFSSSLNITLSELIGETELKLTPDLKELVDGAKDLTPEQLELLSKFIQSLK
- a CDS encoding DUF4041 domain-containing protein — protein: MKKKWYLQTWIIALMFAFWFFIIPGIIGIILLILSIKQDKLIKEDQKTLFLKIEKLKSESLGAKKEELGKINVEINNSREKLKNINEELNNITELFNKNKNENSKLSSDNESLLKQNEELLLNVHDLNSTIAEQQSLINKNNESIRLAKELVSKKEELDHELQEKQKELSVKKKEIAHELEEKRKELIILDDELLFQSVGLYTPQYNLTSSTAYKVKLDEIRTSQKQMVKNKTAVSFFDGWIVEDSVAKGKAMTNDNIKLILRSFNNECEAAISKVKFSNIESMRKRINKSFETLNKLGERMKISIEPEYLNLKIQELELAYEYEVKKQEEKDEQLAIREQMREEAKALKEIENAKKKIEKEENHFQNAIKDINEQLSTANQDEKSKLLDKLNALTMSLNQLGKDKEDIANREKNTRAGYVYIISNIGSFGENIYKIGMTRRLNPDERVRELGDASVPFKFDVHAMIFSEDAPSLENALHKKFDDRRVNRINARKEFFKVSLKEIEEEVKKNFNEVVEFTKIAEACEYRQSLKMINTDDNPIAS
- a CDS encoding helix-turn-helix domain-containing protein, coding for MFDLGARIRELRKLNNVTAVKLSAKLGISQGQLSRIENNVNTAQFDTIMRICDFFSITLSEFFNDDNSEHIVLTSELKELLNSAKDLTPSQLEAIQSIIKAIKEGR
- a CDS encoding helix-turn-helix domain-containing protein, which gives rise to MIGTAIKEAREEKGMTQQELGQMSFLSDKTISAIETGRRNLTKDNLRIICKELDNPFIYFQAASEVTGDVFNINWLDGEAADLHRAAVREKVVEEFDEAIQAISLVKTSKNPKTCTMEDVQNIVESIQETIDVYNASAIYIAVMCKEFNLNIQEMFKVQKEKLISRKYIKR
- a CDS encoding aspartyl-phosphate phosphatase Spo0E family protein, producing the protein MTIEAARDKLHECMDLYDLSDIRTLEASQEMDEFVNEEMRKMMEGKKGKYDTARSSSIRSL
- a CDS encoding toxin-antitoxin system HicB family antitoxin — its product is MNSSKRNQTTLRIPKELDEKLTNKAKELGVSKNAYILMLITNFYDKPLFNKETELIQKEVV
- a CDS encoding YopX family protein; the protein is MQRELKFRAWDKQNKSMEEVELLGDEVLRIKHAEWENREDFEVMQYTGLKDKKGVEIYEGDIIEIVNNLNEVTKKTNTHNAIVKYKEGSLVATWQDEFVGEIFNYFNSYNTPIVTFEVIGNIYENPRLLKEGE